From Gemmatimonas sp., a single genomic window includes:
- a CDS encoding ABC transporter ATP-binding protein: protein MIDGTDRAFSDVLTLDRVTKRFGGTTALDGVSLSIPRGAIVGLVGRNGCGKSTLLHHVTGMMLPSAGAVRTFGVDASSLGSAELARIGVVHQHARYLEWMSVYQLVRYVATFYVRWDEALETQLTGRLGINLDARIGALSPGNVQRLSLLLALCHHPELLLLDEPLSDLDPTARQEVLAVLLERFDADGPTIVISSHLLQDIEPVVSRIVCLNGGRVTADAELDELKETYEEWIVTPVSGALDASWSAPWVVSSDRTGSAMRWVVRGMRGRAAAIGAELGAEIVVRPLNLDRLFPVLTQLPSAPTSASELAAAGR from the coding sequence ATGATTGACGGCACAGACCGCGCGTTCTCCGACGTGCTCACACTGGACCGGGTAACGAAGCGCTTTGGCGGCACGACGGCGCTGGACGGCGTGTCGCTGTCGATTCCGCGTGGCGCGATCGTGGGGCTGGTGGGGCGCAACGGATGTGGCAAGTCGACGCTGCTGCATCATGTCACGGGCATGATGCTGCCGTCGGCGGGGGCGGTGCGCACGTTCGGCGTCGATGCCAGCTCGTTGGGCAGCGCCGAGCTGGCGCGAATTGGCGTGGTGCATCAGCATGCACGGTATCTGGAGTGGATGAGCGTGTATCAGCTGGTGCGCTACGTGGCGACGTTCTACGTGCGATGGGACGAGGCGCTGGAGACGCAGCTCACCGGGCGCTTGGGGATCAACCTTGATGCGCGGATAGGCGCCTTGTCACCGGGCAACGTGCAGCGGTTGTCGTTGCTGCTGGCGCTCTGTCATCACCCTGAGTTGCTGTTGCTGGATGAGCCACTCAGCGATCTCGATCCCACGGCGCGTCAGGAGGTGCTGGCGGTGTTGTTGGAGCGCTTCGATGCCGACGGGCCCACCATCGTGATTTCGTCGCATCTGTTGCAGGATATCGAGCCGGTGGTGAGTCGCATTGTTTGCCTGAATGGTGGTCGCGTGACGGCGGATGCCGAGCTGGATGAATTGAAAGAGACGTATGAAGAGTGGATCGTGACGCCGGTGTCCGGCGCGCTGGACGCTTCGTGGAGCGCACCGTGGGTGGTGAGCAGCGATCGCACGGGCAGCGCGATGCGCTGGGTGGTTCGGGGCATGCGGGGGCGTGCGGCGGCGATCGGCGCCGAGTTGGGGGCGGAGATCGTGGTACGTCCGCTCAACCTCGATCGGTTGTTTCCGGTACTCACGCAGCTTCCGTCGGCGCCGACGAGTGCGTCGGAACTCGCGGCGGCGGGTCGGTGA
- a CDS encoding GntR family transcriptional regulator, translating to MLILLDPNSGVPTYRQLVDQIRFQMASGRLVAGSELPSTRALSQELGINPMTVSKAYSLLEAEGLVRRRPGLPLEVLALSGPHADAERDEQLRVLLEPAALAARQLGMRPAKAVAVFRQLLSHIVDYEERDQ from the coding sequence GTGCTCATTCTGCTCGACCCCAACAGTGGGGTCCCGACATACCGACAGCTGGTGGACCAGATCCGTTTCCAGATGGCCAGCGGGCGGCTGGTGGCTGGGAGCGAGTTGCCGTCCACGCGGGCGCTGTCGCAGGAGTTGGGCATCAACCCGATGACGGTAAGCAAGGCGTACAGCCTGCTCGAGGCCGAAGGGCTGGTGCGACGTCGGCCCGGGCTGCCGCTGGAGGTGTTGGCCCTATCGGGGCCGCATGCGGATGCGGAGCGCGATGAGCAGCTGCGTGTGTTGCTGGAGCCGGCGGCGCTGGCGGCGCGACAGTTGGGGATGCGACCGGCGAAGGCGGTGGCCGTGTTCCGTCAGCTGCTTTCACACATCGTGGATTACGAGGAGCGAGATCAATGA
- a CDS encoding DUF427 domain-containing protein, with translation MKAIWKGTVVAESADTVVVEGNHYFPLASLDRQYVIDSSHQTTCSWKGVASYYTLRVDGADNANAAWYYPTPKAGAESVAGRVAFWKGVQIEQ, from the coding sequence ATGAAGGCCATCTGGAAAGGCACCGTCGTCGCCGAATCGGCTGACACCGTCGTCGTCGAAGGCAATCACTACTTCCCACTCGCCAGTCTGGATCGACAGTACGTGATCGACAGCAGCCATCAGACCACCTGTTCGTGGAAAGGCGTGGCGAGCTACTACACGCTGCGCGTGGACGGTGCCGACAATGCGAATGCGGCATGGTACTATCCGACGCCGAAAGCCGGGGCTGAGTCGGTTGCCGGCCGCGTCGCGTTCTGGAAGGGCGTGCAGATCGAACAGTGA
- a CDS encoding mercuric reductase produces MSSPTLVDAAVIGTGQAGPSLATGLAARGLSVALFEGGVLGGSCVNVGCTPTKTLRKTARVAHLARRAADFGVQVGDVRVDLPAALARMRGVVTRSRSGLESWLTGTPGVALVREWARLEGRAPDGRFVVRAGDAQWHATRVYLNVGTAPSLPPIPSLGDVAALTNDSLLALNELPAELVVIGGSYIGLELGQLYARLGSRVTILEAGSAVASREDADVSARITTMLEAEGLRIIAGARISKISRDPDGRVAVALRRPDSTADERVTGTHVLVATGRRPCTDGLGLDTIGVAVDAQGYVPVNGALETSVAGVFALGDVNRRGAFTHTSYQDHEIVLANHDDTPRTADGRITTYAMYTDPPLGRIGLSETEARRELADGRHFLQTTIEMAAVSRAKEEGETTGVIKLLVDGDTHRFAGITMLGIGADEVVQVIAAMMAADAPYEVLRDFLPIHPTITEFFPTMLGRLKPLA; encoded by the coding sequence GTGAGTTCGCCAACGCTGGTCGACGCCGCCGTTATCGGGACCGGACAGGCGGGTCCGTCGCTGGCGACGGGCTTGGCGGCACGCGGGCTCTCGGTGGCGCTGTTCGAGGGCGGAGTGCTGGGGGGGAGTTGTGTCAATGTGGGTTGTACGCCCACCAAGACGCTTCGGAAAACCGCGCGCGTTGCTCATCTCGCCCGACGCGCGGCCGACTTCGGCGTGCAAGTGGGCGACGTACGTGTTGATCTTCCCGCGGCGCTGGCGCGTATGCGGGGTGTCGTCACCCGATCCCGCAGCGGCCTTGAAAGCTGGCTAACCGGAACGCCTGGTGTGGCGCTCGTGCGTGAGTGGGCCCGCTTGGAAGGACGCGCCCCGGACGGCCGGTTCGTGGTGCGGGCGGGAGACGCGCAGTGGCACGCGACGCGTGTTTACCTCAACGTGGGCACGGCACCATCGCTGCCGCCAATCCCCAGCCTGGGCGACGTCGCGGCGCTGACGAATGACTCGCTCCTGGCACTCAACGAGCTGCCTGCGGAGCTGGTGGTCATCGGCGGGAGTTACATCGGCCTCGAGTTGGGGCAGCTGTATGCGCGGCTCGGCAGCCGGGTGACCATCCTCGAGGCAGGATCGGCGGTCGCGTCTCGCGAGGACGCCGACGTCTCGGCCCGCATCACCACGATGCTCGAGGCCGAGGGGCTGCGTATTATCGCGGGCGCGAGGATCTCGAAGATCTCGCGCGACCCCGATGGTCGCGTGGCGGTCGCGCTGCGTCGTCCCGACAGCACCGCGGACGAACGCGTGACGGGGACACACGTGCTGGTTGCGACCGGACGCCGTCCATGCACCGATGGGCTCGGTCTCGACACCATTGGCGTGGCGGTCGATGCCCAGGGATACGTGCCCGTGAACGGAGCACTCGAGACGTCGGTTGCGGGCGTGTTCGCCTTGGGCGACGTTAATAGACGGGGCGCCTTCACGCACACGTCGTATCAGGACCACGAGATCGTGTTGGCCAACCACGACGATACGCCGCGCACGGCCGACGGGCGCATCACGACGTATGCGATGTACACCGATCCGCCGCTCGGGCGCATCGGCCTGTCGGAGACGGAGGCGCGGCGCGAGCTCGCCGACGGTCGGCATTTTCTGCAGACGACGATCGAAATGGCCGCCGTCTCCCGCGCGAAAGAAGAAGGCGAGACGACCGGCGTCATCAAGCTCCTCGTTGATGGTGATACACATCGCTTCGCCGGGATCACGATGCTTGGCATCGGGGCCGACGAGGTCGTGCAAGTGATCGCCGCGATGATGGCAGCCGATGCGCCGTACGAAGTGCTGCGTGACTTCCTGCCGATCCATCCCACGATCACCGAATTTTTCCCGACGATGCTCGGGCGCCTCAAGCCGCTCGCGTAG
- a CDS encoding penicillin acylase family protein → MFSHVPRRARLLIPALIASTVLGATRLVAPADSEPIIRRTEYGVPHISANDFRGIGIGLGYAQAEDYGVRVILSLIRSKGWMGRTFGRDSLSSDFSAALEHARVEQTYHVLDADTRDMYDGFAEGVNRYIRANAKTLPTWAKPVFHGHDVAAGDIGTANVATAERLVARWLQRSAGGAARPTARDTGNLDVDPAAIFGADADVGSNAWALAPSRTKSGRAILLRNPHLAWTAGYWEAHVTVPGKLDFYGDFRIGSAFSVIGGFNKDLGWATTNNAPDLDEVYELDLDPTNSERYRFDGTTIPIRYESVTLPYRSGGTDDSLVSETRRVAFTPLGPVVHRTASKLYIVRAGPDGEYRAGSQFLAMMRARNLAEWKSALATRARATSNLTYADRAGNILTIWMGTVPHLPTPSGGDSVPIPARGSADVWTRLIALDSLPQSLNPRGGYVHNENDAPHFANLNALLDTARYPDNVERGELRLRSQHALQLIGGKDRLSLEDVLVRKHSMRMLLADRVKPDLVAALKKSSPTPAVAQALAVLEKWDNTVAPTSRGGLLFETWWRRYQSQARDSAYAEKWSWQNLTTTPRGIGQPARAVDAFSWAVDDMQRRYKAVDVAWGDVHRVRRGSVNEPVGGCSGALGCFRVLSYEQRPDGTRNANSGDGWILAVEFGPRAPRAFSVLAYGQSADSTSPHYSDQAAMFARGQLKPVYFLDADIAAHTLRSYRPEP, encoded by the coding sequence ATGTTCTCCCATGTGCCGCGCCGCGCGCGCCTCCTGATTCCCGCGCTCATCGCCTCTACGGTTCTCGGCGCCACGCGGCTCGTCGCTCCGGCGGACAGCGAGCCGATCATTCGGCGAACGGAGTACGGCGTGCCTCACATCAGCGCCAACGACTTCCGCGGCATCGGCATTGGACTCGGCTACGCGCAAGCCGAGGACTATGGCGTGCGCGTCATACTGAGTCTGATACGTTCGAAAGGATGGATGGGCCGCACGTTCGGGCGTGACAGCCTGTCGTCCGATTTCTCGGCGGCGCTCGAACACGCCCGGGTCGAGCAGACGTATCACGTGCTCGACGCCGACACACGTGACATGTACGACGGATTCGCAGAAGGTGTGAACCGCTACATCCGCGCGAATGCGAAGACACTGCCCACGTGGGCGAAACCCGTGTTCCACGGACACGATGTCGCCGCTGGCGATATCGGTACGGCGAATGTAGCCACCGCCGAGCGTCTCGTAGCGCGGTGGCTGCAGCGCAGCGCCGGTGGTGCCGCGCGCCCCACCGCCCGCGACACAGGCAACCTCGATGTCGACCCGGCTGCCATCTTCGGGGCCGACGCCGACGTCGGCTCGAACGCATGGGCACTGGCCCCGAGCCGCACCAAATCCGGACGCGCGATCCTGCTGCGCAATCCGCATCTCGCGTGGACCGCCGGCTACTGGGAAGCGCACGTCACGGTCCCCGGGAAGCTCGACTTTTACGGCGATTTCCGCATCGGCAGTGCGTTCTCGGTGATCGGCGGCTTCAACAAGGATCTCGGCTGGGCCACCACCAACAACGCGCCAGATCTCGACGAGGTCTATGAGCTCGACCTCGATCCCACCAATTCTGAGCGCTATCGGTTCGATGGGACCACCATACCCATTCGGTACGAGTCCGTCACGCTTCCATATCGCTCTGGCGGGACCGACGATTCGCTGGTCAGCGAAACGCGCCGCGTCGCCTTCACTCCACTCGGACCGGTGGTACATCGCACGGCGAGTAAGCTGTACATCGTGCGCGCTGGCCCTGATGGCGAGTATCGCGCCGGGTCACAGTTCCTTGCCATGATGCGCGCACGCAATCTCGCCGAGTGGAAGAGCGCGTTGGCTACACGTGCCCGCGCCACATCGAACCTCACGTACGCCGATCGCGCCGGCAACATCCTCACGATATGGATGGGGACCGTCCCGCACCTCCCCACGCCCTCAGGTGGCGACTCGGTGCCGATTCCTGCGCGCGGATCGGCCGATGTGTGGACACGCTTGATCGCGCTCGATTCGCTGCCGCAGTCGCTTAACCCGCGCGGCGGCTACGTGCACAACGAGAACGACGCGCCGCACTTCGCCAATCTCAACGCGCTGCTCGACACCGCGCGCTATCCGGATAATGTGGAGCGCGGCGAACTGCGCTTGCGCAGCCAGCATGCGCTACAGCTCATTGGCGGCAAGGATAGACTGTCCCTCGAAGACGTGCTGGTGCGAAAGCACAGTATGCGCATGCTGCTCGCCGACCGCGTGAAGCCCGATCTCGTCGCGGCGCTGAAAAAATCGTCACCCACTCCGGCGGTTGCCCAGGCACTCGCCGTTCTCGAGAAGTGGGACAACACGGTCGCGCCGACCAGCCGTGGAGGATTGCTCTTCGAGACATGGTGGCGCCGCTATCAGTCGCAGGCGCGCGACTCGGCGTACGCCGAGAAGTGGTCGTGGCAGAATCTGACCACCACGCCGCGGGGCATCGGTCAGCCGGCTCGCGCCGTCGACGCGTTCAGCTGGGCCGTCGACGACATGCAGCGTCGCTACAAGGCGGTCGACGTGGCGTGGGGCGATGTGCACCGCGTGCGACGGGGATCGGTGAACGAGCCGGTCGGTGGCTGTAGTGGTGCCCTCGGCTGCTTTCGGGTGCTTTCCTATGAACAGCGCCCCGACGGCACCCGCAACGCCAATTCCGGCGACGGCTGGATTCTCGCCGTCGAGTTCGGCCCCCGCGCTCCGCGTGCCTTTTCGGTCTTGGCCTACGGGCAGAGTGCTGACTCGACATCGCCGCACTACAGCGATCAGGCCGCAATGTTCGCCCGCGGCCAGCTCAAGCCCGTGTATTTTCTCGATGCGGACATTGCCGCGCACACTCTTCGCTCTTACCGGCCCGAACCCTGA
- the egtB gene encoding ergothioneine biosynthesis protein EgtB: protein MATTAIDTDSDTMAEQFAAVRGATEALCDPLEVEDFVVSSMPDVSPTKWHLAHTTWFFETFVLAPHLPEYRALEPRYAFLFNSYYVQAGERHCRAQRGLVTRPTVRDVFAYRSYVNDAMMTLLDRIGDDPSHPASAVITLGMHHEQQHQELLLTDIKHVLWTNPLRPAYRSDAPAPAPATAQGWIPVAEGVHDIGHEGHGFAFDNEGPRHRVYAQPAELARRLTTNAEYAAFIADGGYRQPALWLSAGFAAVQAERWSAPLYWELVNGAWHEFTLHGLRELDPQAPVTHLSHYEADAFARWSGARLPTEAEWEITAPEPSTVGRFADSGAGHPSADATDTPQQWYGDVWQWTQSAYLAYPGFRPAPGAIGEYNGKFMSDQWVLRGASCATASSHARRTYRNFFPSDARWQFTGVRLARDVA from the coding sequence ATGGCCACGACCGCTATCGACACCGACTCCGACACGATGGCTGAGCAGTTTGCGGCCGTCCGGGGCGCCACCGAGGCGCTGTGCGACCCCCTCGAGGTCGAGGATTTCGTCGTCAGCAGCATGCCCGATGTGAGCCCGACCAAGTGGCATCTGGCCCACACCACCTGGTTCTTCGAGACGTTCGTTCTCGCGCCGCATCTCCCCGAGTACCGCGCGCTCGAACCGCGGTATGCGTTCCTGTTCAACTCGTATTACGTACAAGCCGGCGAGCGTCATTGCCGAGCCCAGCGGGGCCTCGTCACACGCCCCACGGTGCGCGACGTTTTCGCGTACCGTTCGTATGTGAACGATGCAATGATGACGCTCCTGGATCGGATCGGCGACGATCCGTCGCATCCCGCCAGCGCCGTGATCACGCTCGGGATGCACCACGAGCAGCAGCATCAGGAGTTACTGCTCACGGACATCAAGCACGTGCTGTGGACGAACCCGCTACGACCGGCCTACCGATCCGATGCCCCGGCACCGGCGCCAGCCACGGCGCAGGGGTGGATCCCGGTTGCCGAAGGGGTCCACGACATCGGCCACGAAGGGCACGGCTTCGCGTTCGACAACGAGGGGCCGAGACACCGCGTGTACGCGCAGCCGGCCGAACTGGCGCGGCGACTGACCACGAATGCGGAGTATGCCGCGTTCATCGCCGACGGCGGCTATCGGCAGCCGGCGCTATGGCTGAGCGCCGGCTTCGCGGCCGTGCAGGCGGAGCGCTGGTCGGCACCGCTGTACTGGGAGTTGGTGAACGGGGCCTGGCACGAGTTCACACTGCATGGCCTACGTGAGCTCGACCCACAGGCGCCGGTGACCCACCTGAGCCACTACGAAGCTGACGCGTTCGCCCGATGGTCGGGGGCGCGACTGCCCACCGAGGCGGAGTGGGAGATCACGGCTCCGGAACCGTCCACCGTTGGCCGTTTTGCCGACTCCGGAGCGGGACATCCGTCGGCGGACGCTACCGACACGCCCCAGCAGTGGTACGGTGACGTCTGGCAATGGACGCAAAGTGCCTATCTGGCGTATCCCGGGTTCCGCCCGGCGCCCGGAGCCATTGGCGAATACAACGGGAAATTCATGAGCGATCAGTGGGTGCTGCGAGGCGCCTCCTGTGCGACGGCCTCATCTCACGCACGTCGCACCTACCGCAACTTCTTCCCGAGCGATGCGCGCTGGCAGTTCACCGGCGTCCGGCTGGCGAGGGACGTCGCGTGA
- the egtD gene encoding L-histidine N(alpha)-methyltransferase: MTAPLLVTTDAVDARLRREVIAGLKATPRTLPATLFYDARGAALFEAICHLPEYYPTRTEQEILSAHAGDLADLIGPRAAIIEPGSGAATKVRQLLRALDNPIAYVPVDVAEEQLARVSAERAREFPALRVRAVLGDYRDAIPLPPLPGDARRVVFFPGSTIGNLQPHEAAHFLRDIAAVVGPDGGLVLGVDRRKDPRILHAAYNDAAGVTADFNLNVLTRLNREFRGTFHRAAFRHRAFFNDAESRIEMHLEAVSPQTARVEHLELSFAAGATIRTEVSYKYDRARLDAVAAAGGWRVVECFTDAKNWFWVCWLVPVGDTTKTSLKS, encoded by the coding sequence GTGACCGCTCCCCTCCTTGTCACCACCGATGCCGTCGACGCACGGCTGCGTCGAGAGGTGATCGCCGGGCTCAAGGCGACGCCGCGAACATTGCCGGCGACGCTGTTCTATGATGCGCGCGGCGCCGCCCTGTTCGAGGCGATCTGTCACCTCCCCGAGTACTACCCGACGCGCACCGAGCAGGAAATCCTGTCGGCGCATGCCGGCGACTTGGCCGACCTGATCGGACCGCGGGCGGCGATCATCGAACCCGGCAGCGGCGCGGCCACGAAAGTCCGACAGCTCCTGCGCGCGCTGGACAACCCGATCGCCTACGTGCCGGTGGATGTCGCGGAGGAACAGCTGGCGCGTGTCAGCGCCGAGCGTGCCCGGGAGTTTCCGGCGCTCCGCGTGCGTGCGGTGCTCGGTGACTATCGCGATGCGATTCCACTGCCGCCGCTGCCGGGAGACGCACGCCGCGTCGTGTTTTTTCCTGGTTCGACGATCGGCAACCTGCAGCCGCACGAGGCTGCGCACTTCCTCCGCGACATCGCGGCGGTGGTCGGCCCAGACGGCGGCTTGGTACTGGGCGTGGATCGCCGCAAGGACCCGCGCATTCTGCACGCCGCGTACAACGACGCTGCCGGCGTGACCGCGGACTTCAACCTCAACGTCCTCACGCGTCTCAACCGTGAGTTCCGAGGCACCTTCCACCGCGCGGCGTTCCGTCACCGCGCCTTCTTCAACGACGCGGAGAGCCGCATCGAGATGCATCTCGAAGCCGTGTCCCCGCAGACGGCCCGCGTCGAGCACCTCGAATTGTCCTTCGCCGCCGGTGCGACCATTCGCACGGAAGTATCCTACAAGTACGACCGCGCACGACTCGATGCCGTGGCCGCGGCTGGCGGCTGGCGCGTCGTCGAGTGTTTCACCGACGCGAAAAACTGGTTCTGGGTCTGCTGGCTGGTGCCGGTGGGCGACACCACTAAAACGAGTCTGAAGTCATGA
- a CDS encoding phospholipase D-like domain-containing protein: protein MRSEIARSTSGGFQARGIAGTRAILLAMDCSPKRLQGLRGFAIWRETKGRPTSGRWLRSFKVFKSVVPDPKPATGKNAPRYSTEDHPIQSFLWSDYTAAPDTTYLFRIIPKYGTSGSLSDDDADSLKVEVRTEAEEVVDGHGVWFNRGAIASQAFSREFGDVSPAEYVDDVDAPVTKWLSRGLAEACIAFIDGVPKGDELVGCVYEFTYQPVLIAIKAAIKRGVRVQLSYHETDVNSSAIATAKLPRTSKGKQVLFPRTKPKIPHNKFFVHVRKAVPHAVWTGSTNITPSGFLGQSNVGHVVEDGHVAQAYYDYFEALSLDPTLAKARDAVVALSPHPPELVASSPLPVVFSPRRTSNMLDWYGNRIEDAAEGVMFTGAFGINARLLPRLTKNRSFLRFVMLEKRPSAAESAQLRSDRDLVVAYGAELGKTSIYKNKKFQKVRIKNFSLDKWFAREEHYRKQGNIFFIHTKILLIDPLSEDPLVCTGSANYSKNSLESNDENMLLIRGVPRIADIYLTEFDRLFRHFYFRDVANEIEAKGGDATGAFLDERDSGVDVWTKSYFRKGAFKTRRREMFFATAKRKWTAASGRRKKFETSDEA from the coding sequence ATGCGTTCCGAGATTGCTCGCAGCACCAGTGGTGGGTTTCAGGCACGAGGCATCGCCGGTACGAGAGCCATTCTCCTCGCCATGGACTGCAGCCCCAAACGACTGCAAGGCTTGCGGGGCTTCGCGATCTGGCGCGAGACGAAAGGCAGACCGACGAGCGGTCGGTGGCTGCGTTCGTTCAAGGTCTTTAAGAGCGTCGTGCCGGATCCCAAGCCCGCCACCGGCAAGAATGCGCCGCGATACAGTACCGAAGATCACCCGATCCAGAGCTTTCTCTGGAGTGACTACACCGCCGCACCCGACACGACGTACCTGTTCCGGATCATCCCGAAGTACGGAACATCGGGCTCGTTGAGTGACGACGACGCAGACTCTCTCAAGGTCGAGGTGCGGACGGAGGCGGAGGAGGTCGTCGATGGCCATGGTGTGTGGTTCAATCGCGGAGCGATCGCGAGCCAGGCGTTCTCGCGCGAGTTCGGCGATGTCTCACCCGCGGAGTACGTCGATGACGTGGATGCGCCGGTCACGAAGTGGCTCTCCCGCGGATTGGCGGAGGCGTGCATCGCGTTCATCGATGGCGTCCCGAAGGGCGACGAGCTCGTGGGCTGTGTGTACGAGTTCACGTATCAACCGGTGCTGATCGCCATCAAAGCGGCGATCAAACGAGGCGTTCGCGTGCAACTTAGCTATCACGAGACAGACGTAAACAGCAGTGCGATCGCCACCGCCAAGCTCCCGCGCACGTCAAAGGGCAAGCAGGTCCTCTTCCCGCGCACCAAGCCGAAGATCCCGCACAACAAGTTCTTCGTTCACGTGCGGAAAGCGGTGCCGCATGCGGTATGGACGGGTTCGACGAACATCACGCCATCAGGATTCCTCGGCCAGAGCAACGTCGGGCACGTCGTTGAGGACGGCCACGTCGCGCAGGCATATTACGACTATTTCGAAGCGCTCTCGCTCGACCCGACACTTGCCAAGGCACGCGACGCGGTCGTCGCTCTGTCTCCGCATCCACCGGAGCTCGTCGCTTCCTCACCACTGCCGGTGGTCTTTTCTCCACGACGTACCAGCAACATGCTGGACTGGTATGGGAACCGCATCGAGGACGCCGCCGAAGGCGTGATGTTCACCGGTGCATTCGGCATCAATGCACGGCTGCTGCCGAGGCTGACGAAGAACCGGAGCTTCCTTCGCTTTGTCATGCTGGAGAAGCGTCCGTCGGCGGCCGAATCCGCGCAGCTGCGCAGCGACCGTGATCTGGTGGTCGCCTATGGTGCGGAGCTTGGGAAAACCTCGATCTACAAAAACAAGAAGTTTCAGAAGGTGCGCATCAAGAACTTCAGCCTAGACAAGTGGTTCGCGCGTGAGGAGCACTATCGCAAGCAGGGAAACATCTTCTTTATCCACACGAAGATTCTGCTGATCGATCCGCTCTCGGAAGATCCGCTCGTCTGCACGGGTTCCGCCAACTACTCGAAGAACTCGCTCGAGTCCAACGACGAGAACATGCTGCTCATTCGCGGCGTTCCCCGCATCGCGGACATCTATCTCACGGAGTTCGATCGCCTCTTCCGGCACTTCTACTTCCGCGACGTCGCCAACGAGATCGAAGCAAAGGGCGGCGATGCGACAGGCGCGTTCCTCGATGAACGGGACAGCGGAGTGGACGTGTGGACGAAGTCGTACTTCCGGAAAGGAGCGTTCAAGACACGACGGCGTGAAATGTTCTTCGCGACAGCAAAGAGGAAGTGGACGGCCGCGTCGGGCCGTCGCAAGAAGTTCGAGACGTCGGACGAAGCGTAG